In a single window of the Zea mays cultivar B73 chromosome 5, Zm-B73-REFERENCE-NAM-5.0, whole genome shotgun sequence genome:
- the LOC103627101 gene encoding uncharacterized protein — MTTEKWCNVRKQYEAHCKDNPDAKGLYGIAFPHFDTLAAIYGKDIATGEGAEGLGEAVTNMEKEIAMGEDCLVVEEDMVSMDTPQRSMDNRNSDHSTSSSSKRRKKHKDSMSSDPFLDLASGVRGDLNKASQHFGRMAEVMEMEAKKDQMQELQEKSVVELTRLGFGGSELLKAAAVFVKVPNQMTMLFALLETLRREFILNMIVDEAQRKLLVKLSMKNVRSIW; from the exons ATGACAACAGAAAAATGGTGCAATGTGAGAAAACAATATGAAGCCCATTGTAAG GATAATCCTGATGCAAAGGGACTTTATGGTATTGCATTTCCACATTTTGATACCTTGGCTGCTATATATGGCAAGGACATAGCTACTGGAGAAGGGGCCGAGGGGCTTGGTGAGGCTGTAACTAACATGGAGAAAGAAATAGCTATGGGAGAAGATTGTCTAGTAGTGGAAGAGGATATGGTTTCTATGGATACACCACAACGGTCTATGGATAATAGGAACTCAGATCATTCAACTTCATCGAGCAGCAAAAGAAGGAAGAAACACAAAGATAGTATGTCAAGTGACCCATTCTTGGATCTAGCAAGTGGAGTTCGTGGTGATCTTAACAAAGCCTCACAACACTTTGGAAGGATGGCAGAAGTGATGGAGATGGAAGCAAAAAAGGATCAAATGCAAGAGTTACAAGAGAAGTCTGTTGTTGAGTTGACTAGACTTGGTTTTGGGGGTAGTGAACTGCTCAAAGCCGCTGCTGTTTTTGTGAAGGTCCCTAATCAGATGACGATGCTTTTCGCGCTTCTTGAGACTCTTAGGAGAGAATTCATCCTGAACATGATTGTAG ATGAAGCTCAAAGGAAGTTACTTGTCAAATTATCAATGAAGAATGTCAGGAGCATTTGGTGA